Proteins from a genomic interval of Cyprinus carpio isolate SPL01 chromosome A21, ASM1834038v1, whole genome shotgun sequence:
- the LOC109045869 gene encoding meiosis initiator protein-like → MLQCFEFHQSHIHSLKSHPHRLSENNERKLESESEDSPLSCTPPQFLKARSVYTYSRINKYTVRLSDKKRDPQSQNSERFIINAVEQQEQQIMCDGQSNLSEAQTTEDKDLWPVDDSEPSQSSLDSNSTTSSFNTGSTEAESTCSFCEDQTGSEDGSPGRNMLDTPPSGSGILLKDPMLGAFPTAWKKRFPFSPTLPKTPVMPLRSPLRDADSLTLNPSLLISPSQGLSCSLHPEGQEALHTLFEDVWVTPESTVLRSPNLPGSFANDSETVLSAGSGSNLSFKSEEENRSSEDETPEQRIPLKKAKKVCSHRHTSRRRCVTTPPNPKKKCVNGFIMFCRMNRKLYIRSYPDIPSTTVTKELASLWHILPKRERRLYCLKAWSFSCQQNRNVRDQKNEAEMKAERSVPSPLHMLLAYRDKYAAVK, encoded by the exons ATGCTGCAGTGCTTTGAGTTTCACCAGAGTCACATTCATAGTCTGAAGAGTCATCCTCACCGTCTATCTGAAAACAATGAGAGAA AATTAGAGTCGGAGAGTGAAGACTCTCCATTATCTTGCACACCACCACAGTTCCTAAAAGCCAGGAGCGTGTACACCTACAGCCGCATAAACAAGTATACAG TACGATTAAGTGACAAAAAGAGGGACCCTCAGAGCCAGAACTCTGAGAGATTTATCATAAATGCTGTGGAGCAGCAAGAACAGCAGATTATGTGTGACGGACAAAGCAATTTGTCAGAAGCCCAAACTACGGAGGACAAAGACCTGTGGCCTGTTGATGATAGCGAGCCATCACAAAGCTCTCTAGATTCCAACTCCACAACTTCCTCTTTCAATACAG gaAGCACTGAAGCTGAATCTACCTGTAGTTTCTGTGAAGACCAGACAGGAAGTGAAGATGGAAGCCCAGGGAGAAATATGTTGGATACACCTCCATCCGG ATCAGGAATTCTTCTGAAAGACCCCATGCTTGGAGCTTTTCCTACTGCATGGAAAAAGCGTTTCCCTTTCAGCCCTACGCTGCCAAAAACACCAGTAATGCCTTTGCGTTCACCCCTTCGGGATGCAGACAGCCTGACACTCAACCCATCTCTGCTCATATCACCTTCTCAAGGCCTGAGCTGTTCTCTCCATCCAGAAGGACAGGAGGCGCTACACA CATTATTCGAGGACGTGTGGGTTACACCAGAATCTACCGTCTTAAGAAGTCCCAACTTGCCAGGCAGCTTTGCAAATGACTCA GAGACTGTCCTGAGTGCTGGAAGTGGAAGCAATCTGTCCTTCAAGAGCGAGGAAGAGAACAGAAGCTCGGAAGATGAGACCCCAGAACAACGCATTCccctgaaaaaagcaaaaaaagtctGTTCACACAGGCACACTTCAAGAAGAAGATGTGTTACAACACCGCCAAACCCTAAGAAGAAATGTGTGAACGGCTTCATTATGTTCTGCCGAATGAACAGGAAATTATATATCAG ATCCTATCCCGACATCCCCTCTACTACAGTCACTAAAGAGTTAGCCAGTCTATGGCACATCTTGCCCAAGAGGGAGAGACGTTTGTACTG CTTGAAAGCCTGGAGCTTCAGTTGCCAGCAGAACCGCAATGTACGCGATCAAAAAAACGAGGCAGAAATGAAGGCAGAACGCTCTGTGCCCAGTCCCCTGCACATGTTACTGGCCTATAGAGACAAGTATGCAGCTGTCAAATGA
- the qpctlb gene encoding glutaminyl-peptide cyclotransferase, which produces MNSIRYKTASVRWWNYSVARCDHARMCRVRLLLLCLCVLVAITLTLAVSLSKHQTEDYDFPPKPPDLFKDKLNHQPGKPSIAQVKRLVSQVNRQRLWYSHLRPILTERQPGSRGSQAVRKHIFSKLDSLSAGWSVEVDSFISETPHGPVSFTNVLAVLDPMAPRRLLLACHYDSKFIPSDPSDPQKVFVGASDSAVPCAMMLELVTALDPHLRKHKQLVSRVTLQLVFFDGGEAFEQWSQTDSLYGSRHLADSMSRIPHPPGSEQTTLLNAVDLLVLLDLIGAPDPMFVNHFENTARWFDRLIAAEKRLHNLGLLSSHPKEQTYFMKDVNMGPVEDDHIPFLQRGVPVLHIIATPFPSFLHTMDDTVDKIHSHTVENLTKVLVVFLAEYLRL; this is translated from the exons ATGAACAGCATTCGGTACAAAACAGCGTCTGTCAGGTGGTGGAACTATTCTGTCGCGCGCTGTGACCACGCACGTATGTGCCGCGTGCGATTACTGCTGCTGTGCTTGTGCGTGCTGGTGGCAATTACATTAACACTGGCAGTATCACTGTCTAAACACCAAACGGAAGATTATGATTTTCCTCCCAAACCTCCCGATCTATTCAAAGACAAG CTGAATCACCAGCCAGGTAAACCCTCTATTGCTCAAGTAAAGCGGCTTGTCTCGCAGGTGAATCGGCAAAGACTGTGGTATTCCCATCTGCGACCCATTCTCACTGAACGCCAGCCAGGAAGTCGTGGGAGTCAGGCTGTTCGAAAA CACATCTTTTCTAAACTGGATTCTCTTTCGGCGGGCTGGTCTGTGGAAGTGGACTCCTTCATCTCCGAAACCCCTCATGGCCCTGTTAGCTTCACCAATGTCCTGGCCGTGTTAGACCCAATGGCTCCTCGCCGATTGCTTCTGGCTTGTCACTATGACTCCAAATTCATACCTTCAGATCCTAGTGACCCACAGAAGGTGTTTGTGGGTGCCAGTGATTCAGCTGTGCCTTGTGCTATGATGCTGGAACTGGTCACAGCTTTGGATCCACACCTCAGAAAGCACAAGCAGCTG gtttccagGGTGACCCTGCAGTTGGTTTTCTTTGATGGAGGAGAAGCTTTTGAGCAGTGGTCTCAGACAGACTCACTATATGGTTCACGGCACCTCGCAGACTCCATGTCCCGCATTCCTCACCCCCCGGGTTCTGAACAAACCACACTGCTGAATGCTGTG GATCTGCTTGTTCTTTTGGACCTTATTGGTGCCCCTGATCCCATGTTTGTGAATCACTTTGAGAACACAGCTCGCTGGTTTGACCGCCTTATCGCTGCTG agAAGAGACTTCATAATTTGGGGCTCCTGTCTTCCCATCCCAAAGAGCAAACTTATTTCATGAAGGATGTGAATATGGGGCCAGTTGAAGATGATCATATTCCTTTCCTTCAGAGAG GAGTTCCAGTGCTGCACATAATCGCTACGCCATTCCCTTCCTTCCTCCACACGATGGATGACACAGTAGACAAGATTCACAGTCACACTGTGGAGAATCTCACCAAAGTCCTTGTGGTATTCCTGGCTGAATATCTGCGGCTCTAG
- the LOC109046129 gene encoding potassium channel subfamily K member 13-like, protein MFACSCHFLLVIRVMPRGRDVSNSCCLPLHLNEDNARFGLLAALILLYLLCGAVVFSALEHPSELQAHRCWDQQLANFTEQNSINLKSLHVLLKQYEEAFAAGIRVDKLRPRWDFSGAFYFVATVVSTIGFGMTTPVTIAGKIFLIFYGLIGCAATILFFNLFLERIITMLAYIMRWCHERQLRRSGMGGEEARSEDDSLEGWKPSVYYVMLILGIAALLIACSASALYSAMEDWDYFESLYFCFVAFSTIGFGDVVSSQREFYKAQEAYRLGNCLFILMGVCCIYSLFNVISIIIKQTLNWIIGKLDSRRARCPCSGRPHRRRGRACCCFPCISNHRHNHQPPLGHSRQRVQKRNAVHPAPANEAAGKRFTNASVETVCNSETDVGLGPDGGYLTGRRLSGEMISVNDFMANKVSLAILQKQLSETAHGNPRQSHVRQNGFSGGVGAFAIMNNRLQETSVDR, encoded by the exons ATGTTTGCTTGTTCTTGTCATTTCCTGCTGGTGATCAGAGTCATGCCACGTGGAAGAGATGTCAGCAACAGCTGTTGCCTCCCACTGCACCTGAATGAAGACAATGCCCGTTTTGGCTTGTTGGCGGCCCTCATCCTCCTCTACCTGCTGTGTGGGGCGGTGGTGTTCTCCGCACTCGAGCATCCCTCTGAGCTGCAGGCTCACAGATGCTGGGACCAACAGCTGGCTAATTTCACGGAGCAAAACAGCATAAACCTGAAATCCCTGCATGTCCTCCTAAAGCAATATGAGGAGGCCTTTGCTGCTGGCATCCGAGTGGACAAACTTAGGCCCCGCTGGGATTTCTCAGGAGCCTTCTACTTTGTTGCTACAGTGGTCTCCACTATTG GCTTTGGCATGACCACTCCCGTCACCATTGCAGGTAAGATCTTTTTGATATTCTATGGACTCATTGGCTGCGCAGCAACAATCCTCTTCTTCAACCTCTTCCTGGAGCGCATCATCACGATGTTGGCCTACATCATGCGCTGGTGTCACGAGCGACAACTGCGCCGCTCTGGCATGGGAGGAGAGGAGGCCAGGAGCGAGGACGACAGTCTGGAAGGTTGGAAACCATCAGTCTACTACGTAATGCTCATTCTGGGCATCGCCGCCCTGCTGATTGCATGCAGTGCTTCTGCGTTGTACTCTGCCATGGAGGACTGGGACTACTTTGAGTCCTTGTACTTCTGCTTCGTGGCCTTCAGCACCATTGGCTTCGGGGATGTGGTGAGCAGCCAGCGGGAGTTCTATAAAGCTCAGGAGGCCTACCGTTTAGGCAACTGCCTCTTCATCCTCATGGGTGTTTGTTGCATTTATTCCCTGTTCAATGTCATTTCCATCATTATCAAGCAGACGCTCAACTGGATCATCGGCAAACTGGACTCCAGGAGGGCTCGGTGTCCCTGCAGTGGCCGTCCACACAGAAGAAGAGGTCGGGCCTGCTGTTGCTTTCCATGCATTTCCAACCATCGGCACAACCACCAACCTCCACTGGGACATTCCCGGCAGAGGGTTCAAAAGCGCAACGCTGTGCACCCTGCCCCGGCTAACGAAGCGGCAGGAAAGCGCTTCACTAATGCATCAGTGGAAACAGTTTGTAATAGTGAGACTGATGTTGGCTTAGGACCAGATGGAGGTTATCTAACAGGGCGCAGACTGTCTGGAGAAATGATCTCAGTCAACGACTTTATGGCCAATAAGGTTTCTCTGGCCATTCTACAGAAGCAACTCTCAGAGACCGCTCACGGTAATCCAAGACAGAGCCACGTTCGCCAGAACGGCTTCTCCGGTGGAGTGGGCGCCTTTGCTATCATGAATAACCGCCTTCAGGAGACAAGTGTAGACAGGTAG
- the LOC109045868 gene encoding protein phosphatase 1A-like, whose product MRTSRKGSVEMPAFVRQLVKETEKRVTSFFKGGRGGGAGELSEGEEGGEEEGVIPSPYLDRPVLDKHMQEGCASWGLTYALASMQGWRAHMEDFHNCFPQLGGELARWGFFAVYDGHAGSAVAQHCSQNLLDHILGTGKIRAGEDVERVTEGIKEGFFLMDKHLHAMACREGWERGGTTVVATAITPHHIYFVNCGDSRAVLCRAGRVAFSTEDHKPFSPGERERIENAGGSVIVQRVNGSLAVSRALGDFSYKTAEWLPVTEQMVSPEPEVSAVERSPADEFLVLACDGVWDTVTNEELCAFIHSRLHVCTDLREVCSQVIDLCLYKGSLDNISIILVCFPGAPQLSPEALHQEAELEDFLESKVAEIFEELSARGDEPDLLSVLTVLASTVIPGLPPGGGLQSKRNCIISAYYQQKEVQRSRLAQELSPTDAN is encoded by the exons atgaGGACATCAAGGAAAGGAAGCGTGGAAATGCCTGCTTTTGTAAGGCAGCTGGTGAAGGAGACCGAGAAAAGGGTCACCTCCTTTTTCAAAGGGGGGCGAGGGGGAGGCGCAGGGGAGCTGTCTGAAGGCGAAgagggaggagaagaagaaggggtCATCCCTAGCCCCTACTTGGACCGACCGGTTCTGGACAAGCACATGCAAGAGGGCTGTGCCTCCTGGGGACTTACCTACGCCCTGGCCAGCATGCAGGGATGGAGAGCCCACATGGAAGATTTCCACAACTGCTTCCCTCAGCTAGGAGGGGAACTGGCCCGCTGGGGGTTCTTCGCTGTGTATGATGGGCATGCAGGGAGCGCGGTGGCCCAACACTGTTCCCAAAACCTGCTGGACCACATTCTGGGCACAG GCAAAATCCGAGCAGGTGAGGATGTAGAAAGGGTCACTGAGGGCATCAAGGAGGGCTTCTTTCTCATGGACAAACACCTTCATGCCATGGCCTGCCGTGAGGGGTGGGAACGCGGAGGGACAACTGTGGTTGCCACCGCTATCACTCCACACCACATCTACTTTGTGAACTGCGGGGACTCTCGGGCAGTCTTGTGCCGTGCGGGGCGGGTGGCCTTCTCGACAGAAGACCACAAGCCCTTCAGCCCCGGAGAGAGGGAGAGGATAGAGAACGCTGGAGGATCGGTGATTGTGCAGCGTGTGAACGGCTCGCTGGCAGTCTCCCGGGCGCTGGGAGACTTCAGTTACAAGACAGCTGAGTGGCTGCCAGTCACAGAACAGATGGTATCGCCAGAGCCAGAAGTGTCTGCTGTGGAACGCTCGCCAGCAGATGAGTTTCTGGTTCTGGCCTGCGATGGTGTGTGGGACACTGTCACTAATGAAGAGCTCTGTGCCTTCATACACAGCCGACTTCATGTCTGCACAGACCTGAGAGAGGTCTGCTCCCAAGTCATTGACCTTTGCCTCTATAAG GGGAGCCTTGATAACATCAGCATCATTCTAGTCTGTTTCCCTGGCGCTCCCCAGCTGTCACCTGAAGCACTGCACCAGGAGGCTGAGCTGGAGGACTTTCTGGAGTCCAAAGTAGCTG AGATATTCGAGGAGCTGAGTGCAAGAGGTGATGAGCCTGATCTGCTCTCAGTTCTGACAGTACTGGCTTCAACAGTGATTCCTGGACTTCCACCAGGGGGCGGCCTTCAGAGCAA ACGGAACTGTATAATTTCAGCATACTATCAGCAGAAAGAGGTACAACGATCTAGATTAGCCCAG GAACTCAGTCCTACAGATGCCAATTAG
- the LOC109045872 gene encoding reticulon-2-like, with product MASKVLDLLYWRDVGTTGLVFTGLVVGLACLFQLSAITILSNLGLGIMAFTLSVRLLYKAMTLVRLSDGSHPFQSYLDEDCTLTDEDTVRMAEQIVLLIATAVTELKRLFFINSIMDSAKLVVFLYLLTYVGVQTNGLTLIMTGVICAFSLPLLYKLQQGRIDKIVKAIKKLVEKVTEIVDLVISLAKPPPAPAPSPAPTPKHKQKTK from the exons ATGGCCAGCAAAG TGTTGGATCTGTTATACTGGCGGGATGTGGGGACCACCGGGCTGGTGTTTACAGGTTTGGTTGTGGGTTTGGCTTGTTTGTTCCAGCTCAGTGCCATCACGATCCTGTCCAACCTCGGTTTGGGCATTATGGCCTTCACCCTCTCTGTACGCTTACTCTACAAAGCCATGACGCTTGTCCGCCTCAGTGATGGATCTCATCCCTTTCA gtCATATTTGGATGAGGACTGTACGCTGACAGATGAGGACACAGTTCGCATGGCGGAACAAATCGTTCTGCTGATTGCTACGGCTGTCACCGAGTTGAAGAGGCTGTTCTTCATCAATAGCATCATGGACTCAGCGAAG cTTGTTGTGTTCCTGTATTTGTTGACTTATGTGGGGGTCCAAACCAATGGTCTTACGTTGATTATGACAG GTGTGATATGTGCTTTCTCTCTTCCACTCTTGTACAAACTTCAACAG GGAAGGATTGACAAGATTGTCAAAGCCATCAAAAAACTTGTTGAAAAAGTCACAGAAAT AGTTGATCTTGTGATTTCTCTGGCCAAACCTCCACCAGCCCCAGCACCTTCTCCTGCCCCCACACCAAAACATAAACAGAAGACTAAATGa